One genomic segment of Danio rerio strain Tuebingen ecotype United States chromosome 11, GRCz12tu, whole genome shotgun sequence includes these proteins:
- the lrrn2 gene encoding leucine-rich repeat neuronal protein 2 — MKMGHIAIFLLHTHLLLGVTSSLVIQSMPWRVSCPHQCVCQIKPWYSPQSVYREAPTVDCNDLLLIQLPTSLPQETQTLRLQSNLISSVDQSELQGLVNLTELDLSHNSFTSTRNLRITDLPALLSLHMEENQLRHLPEAAFFGLSNLQELYLNHNRLRSISPGAFKGLDRLLRLHLNSNRLVVIDRRWFHALQQLEVLMIGGNPVEIIQDLNFKPLGSLRSLVLAGMGLREISERALEGLQNLESISFYDNSLIKVPKEALQKLPGLKFLDLNKNPIQLVQRGDFRNMLHLKELGLNNMEELISIEHSAMENLPELTKLEITNNPRLSYIHPQAFQKLLSMESLMLNSNALSALHSQTVRSLPSLQEISLHSNPIRCDCLIRWVGADNDKPVRFIEPQSTFCSEPPELKARRVKEVSFREMADSCLPLIAPSTFPSYIEVKHGDNVALHCRALAEPEPNIYWVIPQGVRLTPSSSYGRYQVLTEGTLQIFGVTAEEAGFYTCVAQNLVGADTRSLTLQVEGSNLIRGRTQRREDSFEVQDVKERYALLSWQASHNVPTAHLSWVANGSLEDHHRHSTRILAGTRRFNLTRLQPGTHYKVCLHLGPNDTSCVHLRTKEVSMPDPLPDLTPAVLLAVSALLLLLAARACHGGASFSWKEHIMEFEKPHTTILTQEAKAFMTVPIPVKCLNQQDQGKVLSDGRGKDLRNEMLGQVAQGLTKEAC, encoded by the coding sequence ATGAAAATGGGACATATTGCAATATTCCTTCTGCACACACATCTGCTGCTTGGAGTCACAAGCTCTTTGGTCATTCAGTCCATGCCATGGAGAGTATCCTGCCCTCACCAGTGTGTCTGCCAAATCAAGCCCTGGTACTCCCCCCAGTCTGTGTACAGAGAGGCTCCTACAGTAGACTGCAATGACCTGCTACTTATCCAGCTGCCCACTTCCCTCCCTCAAGAGACACAAACCCTCCGGCTGCAAAGTAACCTCATCAGTTCTGTGGACCAGAGTGAACTCCAGGGCCTTGTCAATCTGACAGAGTTGGATCTCTCCCATAACAGCTTTACCAGTACCCGCAACCTGAGGATAACTGACCTGCCAGCTCTTCTCAGCCTACACATGGAGGAAAACCAGCTGAGACACCTCCCAGAAGCAGCTTTCTTTGGTCTCTCTAACCTGCAGGAGTTGTACCTCAATCACAACAGGCTTCGAAGCATCTCTCCGGGGGCCTTCAAGGGTCTGGATAGACTTCTAAGGCTTCATCTCAATTCTAACCGGTTAGTTGTAATTGACCGGCGTTGGTTCCATGCTTTGCAACAACTGGAGGTCCTCATGATTGGCGGAAACCCTGTGGAGATTATCCAAGACCTAAATTTTAAACCACTGGGATCTTTGCGGAGTCTTGTCCTGGCAGGCATGGGCTTGCGTGAGATCTCTGAGCGTGCGCTAGAGGGGCTTCAAAATCTGGAGAGCATTAGCTTTTATGATAATAGCCTAATTAAAGTTCCAAAAGAGGCACTACAGAAGTTGCCTGGTCTAAAGTTTCTTGATTTGAACAAAAACCCCATTCAGCTAGTGCAGAGGGGAGACTTTCGAAACATGCTCCACCTGAAGGAGCTTGGCTTAAATAACATGGAGGAGTTGATCTCTATTGAGCACTCAGCGATGGAAAACTTACCCGAACTGACCAAACTGGAGATCACAAACAACCCTCGTCTCTCCTATATTCACCCTCAGGCCTTCCAAAAGTTGTTGAGTATGGAAAGTCTAATGCTGAACAGTAATGCCTTGAGTGCCCTGCATAGCCAGACAGTAAGGTCGCTGCCCAGCCTTCAAGAAATCAGCTTGCACTCCAATCCCATTCGCTGTGACTGCCTGATCCGCTGGGTGGGAGCCGACAATGACAAGCCAGTCCGTTTCATTGAGCCGCAATCCACATTCTGCTCTGAGCCTCCTGAGCTGAAAGCTCGGCGAGTTAAAGAAGTCTCTTTCAGAGAGATGGCAGACAGCTGCCTGCCCTTAATTGCCCCAAGCACATTTCCCTCTTACATTGAAGTCAAACATGGAGACAATGTAGCATTGCACTGTCGAGCACTCGCAGAGCCAGAGCCAAATATCTACTGGGTCATTCCCCAAGGCGTGAGACTGACTCCATCCAGCAGCTATGGACGTTATCAGGTTCTCACAGAAGGCACATTACAGATTTTTGGAGTCACTGCTGAAGAGGCCGGCTTCTACACTTGCGTTGCACAAAACCTAGTGGGGGCTGATACTAGAAGCCTGACTCTACAGGTGGAGGGAAGCAACTTGATTCGAGGAAGAACTCAAAGGCGAGAGGATAGTTTTGAAGTTCAAGATGTCAAAGAAAGGTATGCCTTACTGAGCTGGCAAGCAAGCCATAATGTCCCCACTGCCCATTTATCCTGGGTGGCCAACGGCAGTCTTGAAGACCATCATAGGCACAGCACACGAATTCTAGCTGGCACCAGAAGATTCAACCTAACCCGCTTACAACCAGGCACTCATTACAAGGTTTGTCTGCACCTGGGCCCTAATGACACCTCATGTGTCCATCTAAGGACCAAGGAGGTGTCAATGCCAGATCCTTTACCAGACCTGACCCCAGCAGTCCTGTTGGCGGTTTCAGCTCTTCTGCTTTTATTGGCAGCCAGAGCATGCCATGGGGGAGCCTCATTCAGTTGGAAAGAACACATAATGGAGTTTGAAAAACCTCACACTACCATTCTGACTCAGGAGGCGAAGGCATTCATGACTGTTCCAATACCAGTAAAATGTCTGAATCAGCAAGACCAAGGCAAAGTCCTATCAGACGGCAGAGGAAAAGACCTCAGAAATGAAATGCTGGGGCAAGTTGCTCAAGGGCTAACAAAAGAGGCATGCTGA